The Papaver somniferum cultivar HN1 chromosome 3, ASM357369v1, whole genome shotgun sequence genome includes a region encoding these proteins:
- the LOC113360954 gene encoding peroxidase 24-like: protein MMRFASNSILFVTLTLFVLIGTLNFKVCDGQRLNGLKMKNFYRKSCPKVDVEKIVQEITWKNAATDASLGAKILRIHYHDCFVRGCDASLLLDPTPNQAAPVEKQARPNLSLSRFEVIDEIKTRLEQECPGIVSCADILALAARDAVSFQFQKQMWKVPLGRRDGTVSIASEAVADLPSASSNFTTLQELFDRKKLDTVDLVALSGAHTIGLTRCGVISRRLFNFTGNGDTDPSIDPAFADILKAQCAGANGNVLEMDPGSSESFDGHYYKNLNENKGVFQSDAALLTNRFSKSLARRFERDNVFFANFARSMINMGIVEVLTRKDQGEIRKDCRFVN, encoded by the exons ATGATGAGATTTGCAAGCAATTCTATCTTGTTTGTTACACTAACGCTTTTTGTTCTTATTGGAACCCTAAATTTTAAGGTTTGTGATGGACAGAGACTTAATGGACTAAAGATGAAGAACTTCTACCGCAAGAGTTGCCCTAAAGTCGATGTCGAAAAGATAGTACAGGAAATTACATGGAAGAATGCTGCAACTGACGCTAGCTTGGGAGCTAAAATACTAAGGATTCATTACCATGACTGCTTTGTTAGG GGATGTGATGCATCTCTATTACTAGATCCAACACCAAATCAGGCTGCTCCAGTAGAGAAACAAGCTAGACCTAATCTATCTTTATCCAGATTCGAAGTCATCGATGAAATCAAAACACGGTTAGAGCAAGAATGCCCTGGAATAGTTTCTTGTGCTGATATCCTTGCGTTGGCTGCCCGTGATGCTGTTTCATTCCAA TTCCAGAAACAAATGTGGAAAGTACCGCTAGGGCGAAGAGATGGAACGGTTTCTATAGCATCTGAGGCGGTAGCAGACTTGCCTTCTGCTTCTTCAAACTTCACCACCCTTCAAGAACTCTTTGACCGGAAAAAACTTGATACTGTTGACCTCGTAGCTTTGTCAGGTGCACATACCATTGGACTCACACGTTGCGGTGTAATTTCCAGGAGGCTGTTTAATTTTACAGGTAATGGAGATACTGATCCATCTATCGACCCAGCTTTCGCGGATATCTTGAAAGCACAATGCGCGGGCGCAAACGGAAATGTACTAGAAATGGATCCTGGTAGTTCAGAATCTTTCGATGGCCATTACTACAAAAATCTCAATGAAAACAAGGGTGTGTTTCAATCTGATGCAGCACTTCTAACAAACAGATTCTCAAAATCATTGGCCAGAAGGTTTGAGAGGGATAATGTATTCTTTGCAAATTTTGCGAGATCAATGATAAACATGGGAATCGTGGAAGTACTTACGCGAAAAGATCAAGGAGAAATAAGGAAAGACTGCCGCTTTGTAAATTAA